A single window of Phaenicophaeus curvirostris isolate KB17595 chromosome 7, BPBGC_Pcur_1.0, whole genome shotgun sequence DNA harbors:
- the LOC138722392 gene encoding uncharacterized protein isoform X4 — translation MREPLRDPDPSSGSGGKVMWRCPPGLQLSERYGAFPSLSYTRGGRRGGCPRVKWKRLPFSPKSQSRECPCCRKPGKSLAAQPRFLKAPYSSTFHPVVRSNVRRPCAGTADLLAKPEGPALGVERLGRSHPSSERRRLRMLPERAEDGLQGRENQSEASGQLDSKWGETLMPGEQRSFHC, via the exons atgagagagcccctgcgggatcccgacccctcctcAGGGAGCGGGGGAAAAGTGATgtggcggtgccctccaggccTGCAGCTTTCGG agcgctatggagccttcccatctctctcatacactcgcggcggaagaagaggagggtgccCACGGGTGAAATGGAAgcggttgccattcag cccaaaaagccagtccagagaatgtccttgctgcagaaaacctggcaaaagtctcgcaGCACAGCCCCGCTTTTTGAAAGCCCCATATTCTTCCACCTTCCATCCCGtcgtgaggagtaacg tgcggAGGCCGTGTGCTGGGACCGCCGATCTGCTTGCTAAGCCAGAGGGACCAGCTCTAGGGGTGGAAAG attgggcagatctcatccttcaagcgaacgcagaaggctccgtatgctcccag agcgggccgaggatgggctgcaaggccgagaaaaccagagcgaggcaagcggccagctagattcaaagtggggagaaacgctgatgcctggtgaacaaaggagtttccactgctga
- the LOC138722392 gene encoding uncharacterized protein isoform X2 — protein MAAAELSWPPAAAAGRDNLTEVLAMREPLRDPDPSSGSGGKVMWRCPPGLQLSERYGAFPSLSYTRGGRRGGCPRVKWKRLPFSPKSQSRECPCCRKPGKSLAAQPRFLKAPYSSTFHPVVRSNVRRPCAGTADLLAKPEGPALGVERLGRSHPSSERRRLRMLPERAEDGLQGRENQSEASGQLDSKWGETLMPGEQRSFHC, from the exons ATGGCGGCGGCAGAGCTCTCATGGCCGCCAGCGGCGGCAGCCGG cagagacaatctGACAGAAGTGTTGgcgatgagagagcccctgcgggatcccgacccctcctcAGGGAGCGGGGGAAAAGTGATgtggcggtgccctccaggccTGCAGCTTTCGG agcgctatggagccttcccatctctctcatacactcgcggcggaagaagaggagggtgccCACGGGTGAAATGGAAgcggttgccattcag cccaaaaagccagtccagagaatgtccttgctgcagaaaacctggcaaaagtctcgcaGCACAGCCCCGCTTTTTGAAAGCCCCATATTCTTCCACCTTCCATCCCGtcgtgaggagtaacg tgcggAGGCCGTGTGCTGGGACCGCCGATCTGCTTGCTAAGCCAGAGGGACCAGCTCTAGGGGTGGAAAG attgggcagatctcatccttcaagcgaacgcagaaggctccgtatgctcccag agcgggccgaggatgggctgcaaggccgagaaaaccagagcgaggcaagcggccagctagattcaaagtggggagaaacgctgatgcctggtgaacaaaggagtttccactgctga
- the LOC138722392 gene encoding uncharacterized protein isoform X5: MAASGGSRQRQSDRSVGDERAPAGSRPLLRERGKSDVAVPSRPAAFGPKSQSRECPCCRKPGKSLAAQPRFLKAPYSSTFHPVVRSNVRRPCAGTADLLAKPEGPALGVERLGRSHPSSERRRLRMLPERAEDGLQGRENQSEASGQLDSKWGETLMPGEQRSFHC; encoded by the exons ATGGCCGCCAGCGGCGGCAGCCGG cagagacaatctGACAGAAGTGTTGgcgatgagagagcccctgcgggatcccgacccctcctcAGGGAGCGGGGGAAAAGTGATgtggcggtgccctccaggccTGCAGCTTTCGG cccaaaaagccagtccagagaatgtccttgctgcagaaaacctggcaaaagtctcgcaGCACAGCCCCGCTTTTTGAAAGCCCCATATTCTTCCACCTTCCATCCCGtcgtgaggagtaacg tgcggAGGCCGTGTGCTGGGACCGCCGATCTGCTTGCTAAGCCAGAGGGACCAGCTCTAGGGGTGGAAAG attgggcagatctcatccttcaagcgaacgcagaaggctccgtatgctcccag agcgggccgaggatgggctgcaaggccgagaaaaccagagcgaggcaagcggccagctagattcaaagtggggagaaacgctgatgcctggtgaacaaaggagtttccactgctga
- the LOC138722926 gene encoding apoptosis-associated speck-like protein containing a CARD has protein sequence MPGGRDRILRALEELSGSELRRLKAELNRAAVPAALGTIPRGTMEDADALDLTQLLVGRYREAFAAVVTARALRSIHRRDLADTLEAGDGPTEAFEEFPALSPGEAFVSRHRAALVGRTRAVSAILDHLQAAGAISREDAAFTAAAPTPQEQMRRLLDGASAWGPRGHRVFLHAMRELQPCLMEQLEGEDQGGDWGDHGPGVNQEGPGGTRRNQE, from the exons ATGCCGGGGGGCCGTGACCGCATCTTGCGGGCGCTGGAGGAGCTGTCGGGGTCAGAGCTTCGGCGCCTCAAGGCAGAGCTGAACCGGGCGGCGGTGCCAGCGGCGCTGGGCACCATCCCCCGCGGCACCATGGAAGACGCTGACGCCCTGGACCTCACGCAGCTGCTGGTGGGACGCTACCGCGAGGCCTTTGCCGCCGTCGTCACCGCCCGGGCCCTCAGGAGCATCCACCGCAGGGACCTCGCAGACACCCTCGAAGCAGGGGATG GCCCCACTGAGGCCTTCGAGGAGTTCCCGGCGCTGTCCCCGGGCGAGGCCTTCGTGTCCCGTCACCGTGCAGCGCTGGTGGGGAGGACGCGGGCCGTATCAGCCATCTTGGACCATCTGCAGGCGGCTGGTGCTATCAGTAGGGAGGACGCGGCCTTCACCGCCGCCGCCCCCACCCCCCAGGAGCAGATGAGGCGCCTCCTGGATGGAGCCTCCGCCTGGGGCCCCCGCGGCCACCGCGTCTTCCTCCACGCCATGAgggagctgcagccctgcctgatggagcagctggagggggaGGACcagggaggggactggggggaccaTGGACCAGGAGTAAACCAGGagggaccaggaggaaccaggaGGAACCAAGAATAA
- the LOC138722391 gene encoding guanylate-binding protein 1-like: MASATQMPAPVCLIENSPRKGLVVQQEALQVLSEIPQPVVVVGITGLYRTGKSYLMNRLAGQRKGFSMGSGVQAHTKGIWMWCVPHPCRPGHTLVLLDSEGLGDVKKGDTKNDTWIFVLTVLLSSTLIYNSKGSIDQRALEELYYVMKLTERVKVKAALEEREDGLEEAGQLVPFLPTFVWAVRDFTLQLEKDGEEISEDEYLEDALELEAGDSPETQRCNQPRECIRQSFPHRKCFIFDQPASRSDLVRLEELQDDEMSHEFQQQVEKFCRHIWEKSPPKTIPGGRILTGNLLGKLAETYVEAIESGAVPCLESAVQALAEMENAAAVKEAVTLYRDLMEQRAKLPTETVEEFLELHSQCEQEALELFRKRAFEEGTCQFQAELKRQVEEVKEKFCTGNEEASRAKCEGALRKLFQDIERRLHDGVYSVVGGSGLFKADLRALVKNYWEMPGKGVKAAAVLEKFLKDIKAITTAILTIDQSLKDKEEELKRAQQQHEKAEQEWKKKMKIHIAVSIGVGVLSIAVPPLRALRFFKLPL, encoded by the exons ATGGCTTCTGCAACCCAGATGCCGGCGCCCGTCTGCCTCATTGAGAACAGCCCAAGGAAGGGGCTGGTGGTCCAGCAGGAGGCCCTGCAGGTGCTGTCAGAGATCCCCCAGCCGGTGGTGGTGGTCGGCATCACCGGGCTGTACCGCACTGGCAAGTCCTACCTCATGAACAGGCTGGCTGGGCAGAGGAAAG GTTTCTCCATGGGCTCTGGGGTGCAGGCCCACACCAAAGGCATCTGGATGTGGTGTGTCCCTCACCCCTGCCGGCCTGGACACACTCTGGTGCTGCTGGACAGTGAAGGACTGGGTGACGTGAAGAAG GGTGACACCAAGAACGACACGTGGATCTTTGTCCTGACCGtcctgctctccagcacctTGATCTACAATAGCAAAGGCTCCATTGACCAGCGGGCTTTGGAGGAGCTGTA CTATGTGATGAAGCTGACTGAGCGTGTCAAGGTGAAAGCAGcactggaggagagggaagatggcctggaggaggcaggacAATTAGTCCCCTTCTTGCCGACTTTTGTCTGGGCTGTGCGGGATTTCaccctgcagctggagaaggacgGGGAGGAAATCTCTGAGGATGAATACTTGGAGGATGCGCTGGAGTTAGAGGCTG GTGACAGCCCGGAGACCCAACGCTGCAACCAGCCCCGGGAATGCATCCGCCAGTCCTTTCCACATCGCAAGTGCTTTATTTTTGACCAGCCAGCCAGCAGGAGTGACCTGGTGCGCTTGGAGGAGCTTCAGGATGATGAGATGAGTCATGAATTCCAGCAGCAGGTGGAGAAATTCTGCAGGCACATCTGGGAAAAGTCTCCACCTAAGACCATCCCTGGTGGGCGCATCCTGACAGGGAACC TGCTGGGCAAGCTGGCAGAAACCTACGTGGAGGCCATCGAGAGCGGGGCAGTGCCGTGCCTGGAGAGCGCCGTGCAGGCCCTGGCAGAGATGGAGAATGCAGCGGCAGTGAAAGAGGCTGTGACGTTGTACCGGGATCTGATGGAGCAGCGGGCAAAGCTGCCGACAGAGACTGTTGAGGAGTTCCTGGAGCTGCACAGCCAGTGCGAGCAGGAGGCTCTGGAGCTGTTCCGCAAACGGGCATTTGAGGAGGGCACGTGCCAGTTCCAGGCAGAGCTCAAG CGCCAGGTGGAGGAAGTCAAGGAGAAGTTTTGCACGGGCAACGAGGAGGCATCCCGTGCCAAATGTGAGGGTGCTCTCAGGAAGCTCTTCCAGGACATTGAGAGACGCCTTCATGATGGTGTCTACAGTGTGGTAGGAGGGTCAGGGCTCTTCAAGGCAGACCTGCGGGCACTGGTGAAGAATTACTGGGAAATGCCTGGCAAGGGAGTGAAG GCTGCTGCTGTCCTGGAGAAGTTCCTCAAGGACATCAAGGCTATAACCACTGCCATTCTCACCATAGACCAGTCCCTGAAAGATAAGGAAGAGGAGCTGAAAC GTGCGCAGCAGCAGCATGAGAAAGCTGAGCAGGAATggaagaagaagatgaagatTCACATTGCTGTATCGATAGGGGTTGGCGTGCTATCTATCGCTGTTCCCCCTCTGCGAGCACTGAGGTTTTTTAAATTACCTCTGTAA